A segment of the Cololabis saira isolate AMF1-May2022 chromosome 3, fColSai1.1, whole genome shotgun sequence genome:
TCAAGTGAGGTTTATACTGGAGGTCTTAATGGATTTATCAATTAATTTATCCACTTTTACCAATTGAAACcattgctgttttgttttttcttttttgggggggggggggtatttagaaaaaaagaattggATGAATGTCAATGGTCTTCATTCTTGCTAGGTGTAGAATCTTTACAggtgatacaaatgactgtgagTGAAAGACATAAAGAGCAGTGGTGCCaacagtgaatgaatgaatgaaagctttattccgaacatgggaaaacataaaataacacataagtcaaaatagtcaaaacaacaaaaaaatatagataaataaacaaaacaatgttaccatgtccgaaaaggagtagaaagaagcatatgcttatttaatcctaccccttctCTGAAATGACTATCCTCAGTTGATTTCAGTATCATattacatatttacattacatatgtacacatttacaaacaaagaaaataaataatgtaagtaAACAAGTGAGTAAATGATGTGTGGAAACACCTGGTGATTGTCAAAGCCCTTCATCCTCCCTGTACCCTGTGAAAACCATATTTTTGTACCGCTGTTTGAACTGGCTCATGCTTGGACATTGCTTGAGCTCCGCaaccaaactgttccacaactTCACTCCACATATGGAAATGGTAAATTTTTTGAGTGTTGTGCAGACAcaaagatgttttaaattgttctcCCCCTCAAATTATAATCCCCATCTCtgttaaaaaacaatttttggaTATTTGTGGAAGTGGAAGTGGTATAACTTATTTTGAAAACACAATTGCATCTGCAGTATGAATGCACAGGTggttgacaaagaaaaaaaggatctgTATGAGCTTGAATTGCAGTATTTTTACATCAGTGCATAAAGTAcataatagtgatgcaccgaaatgaaaatttgtggccgaaaccgaaaccgaaaataataataaacacttggccgaataccgaacaataccgaacatggttcttcgcagtttttcatttattttgccaattttttcaccattgcataaatcaaataaatttgatggtgcgcaaccattacgggagtgttatgtggttagtttttggttggccaacgatttatgtggtgcgcaacagttacggagcggccagcctatttatattacaacgccgttattaattgttcgttttttttcccacttattccaccgaacaccgaaagtgtttttttgccattttcggccgaacaatttcggttaccgaacaatcggtgcatcactagtacaTAAATTGGTTGTAGTTGGTTGGACGTCTAGTCATTGCTAAAAATCAGTCACCGAGTCAGTAAACCTGTTGGTAAAAGTTTGTTCTTCTCTTTTCATCCTTAAACAGGTGAGGTGAAGATGGTGGACCGGCTTGCTAACAGCGAGGCCAACTCCAAGCGGATCGCTATGGTGGAAAGCTGCTTCGGAGCTGCGGGCCAGCCGCTCGTCATACCAGGCCGCGTTCTGATCGGAGAGGGGGTCCTCACCAAGCTCTGTCGCAAGAAGCCCAAAGCACGGcagtttttcctcttcaacgACATTCTGGTCTACGGCAACATCGTCATCCAGAAGAAGAAGTACAACAAGCAGCACATCATCCCCCTGGAGAGCGTCACCATCGACACGGTGCCGGACGAGGGCGAGCTGCGCAACGGCTGGCTCATCAAGACGCCCACCAAGTCCTTCGCCGTCTACGCCGCCACTGCCACGGAGAAGTCCGAGTGGATGAACCACATCGGGAAGTGCgtcagagacctgctgcagaaAAGCGGCAAGTCTCCGACGGGCGAGCACGCGGCGGTCTGGGTACCGGACTCTGAGGCGTCCGTTTGCATGCGCTGCCAGAAGGTAAAGTTCACGCCGGTCAGCCGCCGCCACCACTGCAGGAAGTGCGGCTACGTGGTCTGCGGGCCGTGCTCGGATAAGAAGTACCTCCTGCCCAGCCAGTCGTCCAAACCCGTGCGGGTCTGCGAGTACTGCTACGTGCAGCTGACGTCGGGAAGCCTGGCGCCGCGCTCAGACTCCATCACCCGGCTGGGGTCAAAGTTTAACAGCAACCTGTCAGACGATGAGGACGAAGACGACAGCAGTGACTGAGGAACGCACTCCTGACAACCAGCCACATCTTACTCTACTCTCGCGCTCTTATTACACTATGTTCTCTTATTCGCTTCTATTTCCCCCCTGATCTAATCATGATCCACCGTGAGAAGAGTTAACGCTTCCGaggattaattcattaatttgcTTCAGAATTCAAGACTTTTTCTTAAACCTCAATGTATAGTTCCCTTTGTCCCAATCCAGGAGAGTCAAATACTTTACTGAACGCAGTTGTTAATCAGTAAAATGTGGATTTAGCGGGGTGATCACGAGGAGTCTGGGATTAAGTCTGACTCTTTATCTCGCCCCCTCCTTCGATAATGCCTCCTAGTTAAGATGCATTTAGTCACTACAGCAAACAAAGGTGCTACATTTCCTGTCTGCACTCAaggttaatttttttaattttttccccccgttttttttttttttttcctggtctATGAACTAAAACAAAGTGATTGTTGGCAGTGTGCAGGGAAAAAGATCCACCTCAATCCTTCAAATACCAAACAGGGCTTTTTTTTGTTACAGATGTGGGCATTTTTCTGCCCTATTTTTGTAAACGTGTCCTCATTAATATGCAAAAACCTTTTTGTTAGTCATAACAATGTAGATATTATGCTAAACCCAGAGATTATTTTCTAGATTACTTAATATAGTTGCTTCTGACAAATCAACTAAAGCTGACTCTCTTTAACACACTTTTGTGAGTGTCCTCATCCGCTATCACAAAAAATTAACTCTGCCCGCTGCCTGTATGTCACGTAGTGCCTTCTAGAAAACTGAGCAGCCTTCACAGAGGAAGAGGTCGTCAGTTCATGAAACCAGgctgcagaaataaataaataaccagaCTTCATGACAGGTTGACCCTGAAGCACATAACACCAACTGTTGTCATGTGATTTGTGTGTCAGCAGCAAACGGAAGATGAAGGGAAAATACTAATCCGATGGCACAAAGGGAAAGTTAGGTTTAGGTTTGGAAAAGAGGATTTGAAAACACTCTGACCAGCCAGGGATTGTCAAGGAGGCAGATTTAGCTGCTAAATCCAAGAATCTGGTTTGGATTTGGTTTGAGTTTCTGCCTTTTACAAACCAGAACAAGAATAGAAGGGAGTTTTGGTCAGACAGGAGCTGAGGCAGCACACGCGAGGACAAAAATAAAGCGCAATGTTTGCCTTTCTCCTGCCAAGGTGATTATCCATGCAGTTTCACTgactaaatataaaaaaaaaagaaaaagcttattacttgaaaaatattttacttttactgagAAATGTAGATTAACAGGTATCTTGCAATCGAATCTCAGGTTACTCAAACAAGTAAGTAACGAAGCAGCAAACCATTTCTCCTCGGTGTGAGTATCACCTGAACGTGGGACTCGTTTCTCGCAGTGCTTGTCTGAACACATCTGTGTCTGTGTTGCAACCAAGTTCCTGCTTTACACCCTCCTGAGGATTCCTGGAACCGGGATCCAGTATCACCTCATGGGTGGAGCTCAGTGGaaacaaaaggggaaaaaaaagtggcAACAAGATGGATTGTGAGTCGGGACATCGTTGACGGCAACATGTCAAATAAGGCCAAGGTTTAGAGTTTTCTTCCAGATGaactctttgttttttgtttttttttccttcgtaGAGAGTCCATGCAGACTGTGACCTGAGAAGTGTGTGACAGACTGAACTGTTTAACTTTCTAATTTCTTGTTGGTTTGAAAAAACTAATTGTGAACATGAGATAAATGACACGTAGAGAGTAGAGAGATGTTCTGTTTGTGTAGAGTTTACTTTAAGTGAATGACTAATTTTAATGAAATGCAATAATCAAAAAGCATCAGAGCTCAGTCTGTGTTTGCAGTCTGTGCAGCTTCTTCATGTTCAGCAGCTCCGGAGGTTTCCTGGACTGAAAGTCAGGAAATCTGCATGTCGTCTTCCTGGCGGTTACTCCTCCCTGTGCTGCTCTGAGGTCAGATGACCGCACTGAGTCATAAAGCAAACGCACCTCCTCTGAACTCTGCCCCTCTGCGAGCTAACGCtgccgtccttccttccttcctactttccttccttcctttctcgcGCCACCAGAACTTTCCTTCCTATGATCTGCATAGTCTGGTGATCACATGACGCCGCGAGTGGTGACAGTCATGTGATCTGTCACCGAATCAGGAACTGAAAAAGGGCTGCAGAGATTTAGGGTTCGGTAACGCTCACAGAGTACATGTCGTCTGGTTCAGCTGCAGCTTCTCTACAGCCAGTTTCATTCCTTTTACTATAGATAGTTTCCCAATGAGCAGCAGGTAAAGAAAACATGATTGCTCAGAAAACTGCTGGAAGTTCTGAACTTTAGAAAGCACAATTTTAGTGGCAAACCCTTTAAACAAAACGgcacattatttaattttttttagtttttctgacTACCCTTTATCATGTCTAAAGGATTAGAAGTTAGAGGTTTCACtcttaataagaaaaaaagtctaTTTCTCACCATTCTTTAAGTTTCTTGAGCCTAAGTCTTAGATTTATCCTGAGTAACTGCATCATTCAAACGTTCAGACTTAAAGGCAGGCTAAGTGATTCTTCTTACCCAGATCACGTTTTGTCTCATTCAGTGAATAtgccctttaaaaataaataacataaaatagaaCAGATCCTCACACACGCTCTGGCTCTGGGAACAGTGTAGGGATAGTCTGACCTCACAAGACCTAAACAAACGCTGCTCCAGCCGCCGACGGGGGAACGCTCTGTTCTTGTGCACTTGAtgtcggggggaggaggaaaTGCCCCAACGCATTCACAATGAGGGGTGTTTTCTGTCCTGAGCACTCCGTGTTGTTCTGATGTTTACTTCCAAATGTCAACAGATGTTAAACCATCGGGAAAtcacttaccctgcctttaaatcATCAGGATAAATGTCTTTTCTTTACAGTATTTAACTGTTGTTATAAATTGATGAACAGTGAGCGGTTTGAGGTTTAACTGAAGACTCGGT
Coding sequences within it:
- the plekhf2 gene encoding pleckstrin homology domain-containing family F member 2, which codes for MVDRLANSEANSKRIAMVESCFGAAGQPLVIPGRVLIGEGVLTKLCRKKPKARQFFLFNDILVYGNIVIQKKKYNKQHIIPLESVTIDTVPDEGELRNGWLIKTPTKSFAVYAATATEKSEWMNHIGKCVRDLLQKSGKSPTGEHAAVWVPDSEASVCMRCQKVKFTPVSRRHHCRKCGYVVCGPCSDKKYLLPSQSSKPVRVCEYCYVQLTSGSLAPRSDSITRLGSKFNSNLSDDEDEDDSSD